The following nucleotide sequence is from Ornithodoros turicata isolate Travis chromosome 2, ASM3712646v1, whole genome shotgun sequence.
ATATGCGGTCCAGATTCAAGAGGAGTGCCTTTGCAGAAAGGGCAACAACATCGACCGCAGTTATGTTCTTGGAGTAGTTGGGTCGTATCTCCTTGATCCTCCCAGGAAGTTATGAGGTGAGGAACTGGGAAAGCTTACGGTGGTTTACCTTGGCCAGGTTGGAATTCCGGTCCACGGGGGCGAATATAACCGTAGTTCCTTCTAAAGAATTGGTTCGAGTGGAGCTGCGGTTGCGTCCCTTCCGGGCACGTTTTGGAACGTCTTGGAACGGTTGTTCCTCCTCCGAAGACGAAATCGTATGTTCACCCGTTCTCACAGGTAATGTCCTCCCCGACCTTACTGTGCGATTGCTTGCAGAGTAATCAGTGTCAATTCCACTTGCCTCTTTCGTAGAGGACGAAACGACCTCCATGGCTTGGTGGGATGAACCTGCCTTATGGTGCCGCCTTCCGTGTGCAGCACCACGCAGTCTCCCCAGAGCAAAGATGTGTTTGAAACGCAGTTACTTAAATGGACGCAATATGTAGCAGGAGCAGAAGAATCGTGCGAGtgtacagggggggggggggtaacttCTTCCTGTAactttcctgtatgagacacgcaagcttcaAAGAAAGCtgaagctagtaggacgccgccAGGTGGAAATGATAGGCCTGCAATTCAGCATCCTGACTGCTAATGCACGAGTTCGTGTGCAGATTTTTACCGGAAGCAGTATTTTTCAGACGCTAAGATTGCTCTCCTCTGTTCTATTCAACACAATACCTCAGTCCTTACAATTTGAGACGCAGAAGtattcttcttatagcatacaCCCACCAACCGCTACGTTCTTGATATGTTAACGGTTATGGATAGAATTATGCTTAATAAACGCTCTGTACTGTGGCGATAAGAGAGCGCCACGGGTTACGGCGATAGGGGGCAGCCGTGCTCCAGGGGGGCGTACCCCACGCAGAGGGATAAAAGCGGTGATCCGCTGGATAAGAGCCTTTTTCGTTGTGCGGTTTTTGCTGGGTGCAAGCTGTCTGAACGTgaaataaacctggtatgtctgtttgaatttctgttgtgctgcttgttccttcgcgcacggaacggacgggctgacgccccgaggttgtgggaacttaggtttccacaactggcgcccaacgtttggggttcgAGCTCGTTCGTCCCGTGGCGGGGAACACGCGGCACTGTGAGTTTGTGTAGTTAGTAGTTGTTGTAGTTTACAGTTTTTGCTCTTAGTTTTTTGCCgttgtttctttgtgtgtgcgttTTTCGTGTGTTTCTTTGAGTTTTTCAGCTCCCACCCGGTGGACGAGCCCTCGGAGCTGATGGCTGACAAGGCGAAGGTGCCCGCGCCGCAGTCAGACGCCATCACAACagcagaactcctgtcacgcatgacggagttgtgctcgttggtggttcaacgcctggatgccgggtcggtttcgccgccgcaggcacaagcacctctacgactcaacttaccggtgcctaccttctcaggttacaccgataagaagtctgttgccgatttcctggatgacctcaccgcctatcagacgggtatgggaatttcggatgaagtcctaatccaacgcatcctgcaggttgctttggtcggagacgccgcccgctggcttcggttgcaatcggagtttacgtccttgcaggacttccaggagcggttcaaaaacgaattccttcccccggattacgaataccgtgtcctagaggaattacataagcgtactcaacatcctgaggaaagcttatctgaattcgttcgggcattgcaggatctgtacagcagagcggatcccaccgctacggaagagcagcgtgtcgcacgggcgatccgtcagtgccacccgcgcttccggccctacttaagagcccatcgctttgaaacccttgaggcgttggcccaggaggctcgttcaatacaaggcgacctcctggcagagcttcaataccggccccctccgcccccggagctagcgtttgaaccgcgctgcgcgtggtcgggaggagccgcctcggtcgaacgcctgtatgcaacaggtttgggtgacaacccccgtaattcagacaatgcggagtcatcccaccgagccctagatccgttcctctatgaccagaggacgatccccgcaggaacgagccttgacagacccgtcccgccccgaagtcgcggtcaacctggcctttcagctagcgaaaccccacggcagcgggagcggcatcatcctgcgcccccgcagccacgagcgcctaccggctgttggaattgcggcagccctgaccattttcgtcgggaatgcccgcgacaaagaccaaacacccgtaatgtgccatcgggaaacggtcgcagccggcgtccatgaatgctcgctcaacgacgtcggcaagttgcgaagaaagcgagcagacggttactatccgtggccttgatcagtcaaaaactagctttgcaagcggtaagataacgcaaagagatgctttggctcctcttgctttttctgtccgagattacatcgaggataaggaaccaaacatcgccgttcgaattttgggtaaagattacatcgcccttatcgacacgggagctacgctttcccttatcggggatagtgtttacgagcattgcgtatcgcggcatgtggaattgcaatccacagatgtcactcttcgtcttgcttccaatgacgccgttccagcacaggcagcagttgtgctctgggtacgtttggatgggagacgacgaaagcagcgcttcgtgcaccttccgggcctggcagttcctgttattctgggcagagacttcatcatccggcagaaattggtgctggacctgcccaatggaggatacgtgtaccacggctcgtcgggatttttccgcttcgccgcagcacgggaacactgcacagcacagcaagctgtggcagcgtccgttgaaacgtctgggctgccgactgtcttggggtcattccatggtcctgaggagcaacgccgtcagcttgaacaagtactgcggcagtttgacggaatctttaccgaaaaaccgggtaagtcgtctgtgttacagcatagcatagacaggggtaacgctaggccctggcgttgtaatcccagaccattgagtgtgcataagcgtgctttattagacgctgctcttgacgaaatgctccaaaccggtgcagttcaaaggtcccagagcccttgggcatttcctgttgttctggctccgaaacgtgatggtacggctaggttatgcgtcgactaccgtcgactcaacgcagtaactgtaagggattcttaccccttcccgtccattgagtcaatcttgtattccctgggcaatgcagctgtgttttcaacgcttgattgtagtagagggtttttgcaaatccaagttgccccggaggatgtcccaaaaacagcctttacgtgtcatagaggtttgtttgaatttgtacgaatgcctttcggactgtctaattcacccgccagtttccagcggttgatggatacagtgttgggagatgcgaagtacaatttcgcaatggcatacatggatgatgtcgtagtgttttctagaaattttcaggaacacttggaacacctatcaatcgtccttgcaaggatgaacgaAGCGGGCATaacgatcaacccccgcaaggtgcagctggcatcgtctaggatcagcctcctcggctttgtggtggacagagggaccatccgtcctaacgacgacaagctaaaggcgatcacggactttccggttcccggtaacgtcaaagccttgcagcgcttcctaggtatggttggtttttacagacaattcattcctaattgtgccgagctagcgcagccgcttaaccagttgttgcgcaaggacacgcgctggaattggggagaagagcaggaacgatcatttcgagctctatcacaagcaatcgctgatacggctaggctttatctgcccgacctcaacaaaccatttgttgtgcaaacagatgcaagcgattatggtgttggcgcagttctcttgcaggagcatgacactattctttgtccagtggcttttgcaagtcgcacgctgaatccggcagaacggaactactccgtgacggaaaaggagtgcttggcgatcatcttcgctttcaggaagttcgacctttacctggacggcagtatcttcactgtccagactgaccaccaggcactttcttggctgcagcggcttcataacccgtctggacgacttgccaggtgggccctgacgctacaaggctactccttcaacgtggcgtacaggcggggctcaacgaacgtggtagcagacgcactgtcccgcgcgcctctaccggagggggaagaggaaggcaccgaggcgccttctcaacttctggcagcagcacaggtggcacgagacgtatcttcgtcttggggcacggtcgtgagcagagagcagctcctagacgctcagagagcggacggcctttgtcagcgggtgtcgcagtggatagctgagcaagactcggcggacaccggaacgactgacggacggcacgactcctatctgctgggcgaggatgccatcctgttcagatacataccccaggcggatgaggacgacggctcatccccgttcagagtcgtggtgccacggaagttgcgtaagtctttcatacgttactttcatgactcggccttggcaggtcacagcagcggcaggaaaacttatgaaaagttgtgtcgtgttgcgacatggccaggaatgaggcaggatgtaacaaagtatgttcgtacttgtcccgtatgccagagagcgaaacctcgtggtggtttaccccctgggcgcttacagcctgttcagagcaatagaccctggcagatagttgcttgtgatgtgatgggaccatttccccgtagtcctagaggtaaccagtatttgtttgtggttactgatcatttcacgaaatgggttgagctgtttcctctcaggacactgacttcccagagagtgtgggaaaagttactcgacaccttttgccggttcgggtttcccgcacagctgatcaccgacaacgcaacctactttacaagtaaggtgttctcagattcttgcgctgtcttaggcattcagcataagaagacttccccgtatcaccctcaggctaacattaccgaacgtgttaatcggaacctgaaaatgatgttggttgcttttactagccagcaccaccgtgattgggatcttcgcctggctgagctggcgttcgctacgcGGACGACGGTCAATAGGTCTACAggattcaccccggcgttcctgaacttgggacgagaggccccttttcctgtggagaatgctctgggcctccgggatggtgctacccggcctccttattcaaggtttgctgaggacctccggagtcgactggacgatgcagcccggacggctcgggagaacctggacgtcgcaaggttggaccaggctcaccagtacaaccgtggacgtcggaacctcacctacagcgtcggtgacctcgtccttcgacggactcacccgctaagtgatgcgtcacgaggctttgcagcttcactcgcagataggtgggatggccccttcgaggtaagtgcgtgctcctccggcctcacttacaggcttcgtcgctgcgacaccggcgaagagactgggccggttcacatctcggacttgaagtcttaccatctccgagaccctgacggagaggagccagattcgcaacctgcctccctccaagacctggacccggatcccgttcccggacctgcgtccagccgctacaacttgcgtccccgcaggcggcgcacgtagctgccactatctccatcgctaagcatagtgcttgtgatttagtgctttagtagtgtgatttctgttccacaGTTTTCCGCTATCTGTTTTGGGGGGACGCCTTCTCAGGCGCCCACGGTTTGAGGCCGCCTTCTTACCGCTTCCCTTTACATCTCCTCGCAGATGCAACGACGTCCGCAGCATCCCGCCCGCCGTGCACCTGCCCGCTCCCGTTCCCGCGGAAGCCGCCCGGATCCGGATCCACCCCAGCACCACTCCGTGGCCACTTGGACAGTTGTGTCCCACGGACAGCCGGTTTCCTGGGCATCCCGCACACGGTGGGCTCACCAGCCAAGGCCCCTCCGGGGGGACGACCCCACACAGACTCCGGCTCCGTTTCGCGGTCTGACGCTCACCGACCGCCACCCGGCCGATCCCCTACAGCCCCTCACTGCGGAGGAGAAGCGGATCCTATGCCCGCTCTGCTTGGTCCCCGAACTGCACCGTCCGACACACCGCCGGGGCCCACTTCACCAGGCCCGAACGGAGGCCGCCCGGACAGCCAACGACGTGACAACAGCCCTCTCCACCCTCAGGCGGCTCAGACCCGAA
It contains:
- the LOC135385233 gene encoding uncharacterized protein LOC135385233, encoding MQRRPQHPARRAPARSRSRGSRPDPDPPQHHSVATWTVVSHGQPVSWASRTRWAHQPRPLRGDDPTQTPAPFRGLTLTDRHPADPLQPLTAEEKRILCPLCLVPELHRPTHRRGPLHQARTEAARTANDVTTALSTLRRLRPELLVETRPPPPPPPAPSSAMDDAVLDLSDDLMTL